In Chryseobacterium gleum, a single genomic region encodes these proteins:
- a CDS encoding PRTRC system ThiF family protein has product MNTEKTAVHFTDNYLLNPTNPISINLIGAGGTGSKVLTALMEINESLIALGHAGLQVRLWDDDVITSANLGRQRFAESETGLYKSVALINRCNRWAGTNWKAETVKFEKDNFGRPPEKARAIITITCMDNVQARFGVAEILKEISYRRHYQDEPKYWLDFGNSQDTGQVILSTIGEIKQPNSEKYQTVASLPFVTDEFGELLKQSEQEDSTPSCSLAEALEHQDLFINSSLTQMGCSLLWNLFRRGMTEYKGFFHNLKDFRTHPIKVA; this is encoded by the coding sequence ATGAATACAGAAAAAACCGCAGTTCATTTTACAGATAATTACCTGCTCAATCCTACCAATCCGATTTCGATAAACCTTATCGGAGCAGGTGGTACAGGCTCAAAAGTATTGACTGCTTTAATGGAAATAAACGAAAGTTTGATTGCGTTGGGACACGCAGGGTTACAAGTCCGCCTTTGGGACGATGATGTTATCACGAGTGCCAATTTGGGCAGACAACGATTTGCAGAAAGTGAAACAGGATTATATAAATCCGTTGCTTTAATCAATCGTTGCAACCGTTGGGCAGGTACGAATTGGAAAGCCGAAACGGTAAAATTTGAAAAGGACAATTTTGGCAGACCACCCGAAAAAGCAAGGGCAATCATTACCATTACTTGTATGGACAATGTACAGGCGAGGTTTGGCGTTGCTGAAATTCTTAAAGAAATAAGTTACCGCAGACACTACCAAGATGAGCCAAAATATTGGTTGGATTTTGGGAACAGCCAAGATACAGGACAAGTGATATTATCCACTATCGGAGAGATAAAGCAACCCAATTCAGAAAAATACCAAACGGTGGCAAGCCTGCCATTTGTTACCGATGAATTTGGCGAATTGCTGAAGCAATCCGAACAAGAGGACAGCACGCCAAGTTGCTCACTTGCCGAAGCATTGGAACACCAGGATTTGTTTATCAATTCCTCATTAACCCAAATGGGTTGTTCTTTGCTATGGAACTTGTTTCGCAGGGGAATGACTGAATACAAAGGATTTTTTCACAATCTGAAAGATTTCCGCACCCACCCGATAAAAGTTGCCTAA
- a CDS encoding SulP family inorganic anion transporter, protein MQKVINLFDFKQKINYKNEILAGLAVAMTMIPESLSFAILAGLSPLTGLYAAFLMGIVTAILGGRPGMVSGGAGATVVVLIALAASHGVEYLFAAVILAGVLQFSVGIFKLGKFVRLIPQPVMYGFLNGLAVIIFMAQVAQFKVVENGIEGWMQGPALYLMAGLTLLTIAIVFILPKFTKAVPASLVAIIVVFGIVYFFGIDTKKVIDIASVGGSLPSFHIPAIPFTLETLKIIFPYALVMAGVGLIESLLTLNMVDEITGTKGQSNREAAAQGIANITNGFFGGMGGCAMVAQTLVNVGAGGRARLSSIVAAIAILLIILVAGPVIEQIPMAALVGVMMMVAIGTFEWVSFRIINKMPRHDIFIGMLVAVITIVLHNLALAVLIGVVISALVFAWESAKRIRARKYVDEDGVKHYEIFGPLFFGSTAAFIEKFDVLNDPNEVVIDFKESKVVDMSAIEALNKITEKYHKEGKKLHLRHLSQDCRQLLKNAETVIDVNIIEDPTYKVMTNK, encoded by the coding sequence ATGCAGAAAGTTATTAATCTGTTTGATTTCAAACAGAAAATTAATTACAAAAACGAAATTCTTGCGGGTCTTGCGGTGGCTATGACCATGATACCTGAGTCTTTATCCTTTGCTATTCTGGCAGGGCTTTCGCCTTTGACAGGGCTTTATGCAGCTTTTTTAATGGGTATTGTTACTGCAATTTTGGGAGGCAGACCCGGAATGGTTTCTGGGGGAGCCGGAGCAACGGTAGTAGTACTTATCGCATTGGCAGCATCACACGGTGTGGAATATCTTTTTGCTGCGGTTATATTAGCAGGTGTACTGCAATTTTCAGTAGGAATTTTTAAACTGGGTAAATTTGTCCGCCTGATCCCACAACCAGTAATGTATGGTTTTTTAAACGGCCTTGCAGTAATCATTTTCATGGCACAGGTAGCTCAATTTAAAGTTGTAGAAAACGGGATAGAAGGTTGGATGCAGGGGCCGGCGCTTTATCTAATGGCTGGATTGACATTATTAACTATAGCCATCGTATTTATATTGCCAAAATTTACAAAAGCGGTTCCTGCATCTTTAGTAGCAATAATAGTTGTCTTTGGTATTGTATATTTTTTCGGCATCGATACTAAAAAAGTTATTGATATCGCCTCTGTAGGAGGCTCTTTACCTTCATTTCACATCCCTGCTATTCCTTTTACTCTGGAAACATTGAAAATTATTTTCCCTTATGCCTTGGTAATGGCAGGGGTTGGATTGATTGAAAGTCTGTTAACGCTTAATATGGTTGATGAAATAACCGGCACAAAAGGACAATCTAACCGTGAGGCTGCCGCACAAGGTATAGCCAATATCACCAACGGTTTCTTCGGAGGAATGGGTGGATGTGCAATGGTTGCCCAGACTTTAGTGAATGTAGGAGCTGGAGGAAGAGCCAGACTTTCTTCAATAGTTGCAGCCATAGCAATCTTATTGATCATTCTTGTTGCTGGTCCTGTAATCGAGCAAATTCCAATGGCGGCATTAGTCGGGGTGATGATGATGGTAGCTATAGGTACATTTGAGTGGGTCAGCTTTCGAATTATTAATAAAATGCCTCGACACGATATTTTTATTGGCATGTTGGTAGCAGTTATAACCATAGTATTGCACAACTTAGCTTTAGCGGTTTTGATTGGTGTAGTCATTTCGGCTCTAGTATTTGCCTGGGAGAGTGCTAAAAGAATACGTGCAAGAAAATATGTAGATGAAGATGGTGTAAAGCATTACGAAATTTTTGGGCCGCTCTTCTTTGGTTCTACTGCCGCATTTATTGAAAAATTTGACGTACTAAATGACCCGAATGAAGTTGTAATTGATTTTAAGGAAAGTAAAGTAGTTGATATGTCTGCTATTGAAGCTTTAAATAAAATTACGGAGAAGTATCACAAGGAAGGTAAAAAACTACATTTACGTCATTTAAGCCAAGATTGCAGGCAATTACTTAAAAATGCAGAAACAGTTATTGATGTGAATATTATTGAAGATCCTACCTACAAAGTAATGACTAATAAATAG
- a CDS encoding ArsR/SmtB family transcription factor, with the protein MGVTKTEIFTEQQNHLASILKALAHPARIAILQHIIKQNACICNDLVEELGLAQATISQHLKELKNIGIIKGNIEGTSVCYCINETVWNEIKKELNSFFVENVNSKECC; encoded by the coding sequence ATGGGTGTCACAAAAACCGAAATTTTTACAGAACAGCAGAACCATTTAGCTAGTATTTTAAAGGCACTGGCTCATCCTGCTCGTATAGCTATACTGCAACATATCATTAAACAAAATGCCTGCATCTGTAATGATCTTGTAGAAGAATTGGGATTGGCACAAGCGACAATTTCACAACACTTGAAAGAGCTGAAAAATATTGGTATCATTAAAGGAAATATAGAAGGAACTAGTGTATGTTACTGTATTAATGAAACAGTCTGGAATGAGATTAAGAAGGAACTCAATAGCTTTTTTGTCGAGAATGTAAATAGTAAAGAATGCTGTTAA
- a CDS encoding DUF6428 family protein: MKLSKIKEILPTLVNVGFQLENGTLVPEHFHVTEVGQITKNFIDCGGVIRSEKVVNFQLWNADDFEHKLKPAKLLNIIKLSEEKLGIEDAEIEVEYQSETIGKYDLDFNGDTFVLKNKTTACLAQDACGIPSEKVKKNLAELPVNNANACTPGGGCC; encoded by the coding sequence ATGAAGCTATCAAAAATTAAAGAAATCCTGCCAACATTAGTAAATGTTGGATTTCAATTAGAAAACGGAACCTTAGTTCCAGAACATTTCCACGTTACCGAAGTGGGACAAATTACTAAAAACTTTATAGACTGTGGTGGCGTAATCCGTTCGGAAAAAGTTGTAAACTTCCAATTATGGAATGCAGACGATTTCGAGCACAAATTAAAGCCAGCTAAGCTATTAAACATCATCAAGCTATCCGAAGAAAAATTGGGCATAGAAGATGCGGAAATTGAAGTGGAATACCAAAGCGAAACGATTGGTAAGTATGATTTGGATTTCAACGGAGATACATTTGTACTGAAAAATAAAACAACAGCTTGTTTGGCTCAAGATGCCTGCGGTATTCCTTCCGAAAAAGTAAAGAAAAATTTGGCAGAACTGCCTGTAAATAATGCTAATGCTTGTACTCCAGGTGGCGGATGTTGTTAA
- a CDS encoding DoxX family protein, which translates to MFSKIIHTDNSKTTIIIRLIVGGVFLSEGIQKLLFPAIRGAGRFEKIGLPSPEFFGSFVGIFEILCGAFILLGLLTRLASIPLIIIMLVAIATTKTSILASEGIWELLHGSRTDWAMLLGSMFLLIKGGGNWSIDKIVMRNGA; encoded by the coding sequence ATGTTTTCAAAAATCATTCATACAGATAATTCAAAGACAACAATCATAATCCGACTGATTGTTGGAGGTGTTTTTTTATCGGAGGGCATTCAAAAATTGCTGTTTCCTGCCATTCGTGGAGCGGGACGGTTTGAAAAAATTGGCTTGCCATCGCCTGAATTTTTTGGAAGTTTTGTAGGCATATTTGAAATCCTTTGCGGAGCGTTTATTTTGCTGGGGTTGCTTACAAGGTTAGCAAGTATTCCGCTCATCATCATTATGCTGGTTGCCATTGCCACGACCAAAACATCTATTTTGGCTAGCGAGGGTATTTGGGAATTGCTGCACGGCAGCCGTACGGATTGGGCGATGCTTTTGGGAAGTATGTTTTTGTTAATCAAAGGCGGAGGTAATTGGTCTATTGATAAAATCGTAATGAGAAATGGAGCGTGA
- the chrA gene encoding chromate efflux transporter, with translation MERDIQIKEIAKLFLKLGFIGFGGPAAHIAMMQQEVVVKRKWMSEQHFLDLLGATNLIPGPNSTEMAIHIGYDKGGWKGLIFAGLCFILPAVFITGIFAWLYQQYGQLPEVQPFIYGIKPAIIAIIIGAVFPLAKKSVKSTFLAVVGILVLVLSLFGISEIYLMFGAGLLAMALYYLQDTKNTLQSFIPLAFLQIAQSPLLSETNTKLFWIFLKIGAILYGSGYVLFAFLDTELVATGLLTRQQLMDAIAVGQFTPGPVFSSVTFIGYQINGLSGAVISTIAIFLPSFILVALLNPLMKKMRQSKGLSIFLDAVNVASVAIIAAICLTMGKETITDWRTILIAMISAIVVFKFKKINSAFVVIGGALLGYLFNLI, from the coding sequence ATGGAGCGTGATATTCAAATAAAGGAAATTGCCAAACTCTTTCTAAAGCTCGGTTTTATTGGTTTTGGAGGTCCCGCGGCTCATATTGCTATGATGCAGCAGGAGGTAGTAGTGAAAAGAAAATGGATGAGCGAACAGCATTTTTTGGATTTGTTGGGAGCTACTAATCTCATTCCTGGCCCCAACAGTACAGAAATGGCGATACACATCGGCTATGACAAAGGCGGTTGGAAAGGATTAATCTTTGCAGGGTTATGCTTTATTTTACCTGCGGTTTTCATTACCGGGATATTTGCATGGTTGTATCAGCAATACGGACAATTGCCCGAAGTACAGCCCTTTATTTACGGTATCAAACCTGCAATCATCGCTATTATCATAGGAGCTGTTTTTCCATTAGCAAAGAAATCAGTAAAGTCCACATTCTTGGCGGTTGTAGGTATTCTTGTTTTGGTACTGTCATTATTCGGCATTAGTGAAATCTATTTGATGTTTGGAGCGGGATTGCTGGCAATGGCCTTGTATTACCTTCAGGATACAAAAAATACGCTCCAAAGTTTTATCCCGCTCGCATTCTTACAAATCGCACAAAGCCCCTTACTGTCTGAAACAAATACCAAATTATTTTGGATATTCCTGAAAATTGGTGCTATCCTCTACGGAAGCGGTTATGTTCTTTTCGCCTTTTTAGATACGGAATTAGTTGCAACGGGCTTACTCACCCGGCAGCAATTAATGGATGCTATTGCTGTTGGACAGTTTACCCCAGGTCCTGTTTTTTCTTCAGTTACGTTTATTGGCTATCAAATCAACGGACTATCCGGAGCAGTTATTTCTACGATTGCTATTTTTCTGCCGTCGTTTATTTTAGTAGCATTGCTAAATCCCTTGATGAAAAAAATGCGCCAATCTAAAGGACTGTCCATTTTTCTCGATGCGGTCAATGTGGCATCTGTTGCAATCATAGCCGCTATTTGTCTTACAATGGGCAAAGAAACTATTACTGATTGGCGGACGATATTAATTGCAATGATAAGTGCGATCGTAGTTTTCAAATTCAAAAAAATAAATAGTGCCTTTGTGGTTATTGGAGGAGCATTATTAGGGTATTTATTTAATCTTATCTAA
- a CDS encoding metallophosphoesterase family protein, whose protein sequence is MKIALFSDIHANLPALEAFFEDVEKRKPDSIYCLGDLVGYNIWPNEVVNEIRKRRIPTIAGNYDFGIGRMSNECGCAYKTDSEKDNGNISISFTNSLMKDEERAYLRTLPAHIKVEFQLNEDKLNLLLVHGSPRKINEYLFEDREEKSMLRIMEQADADIMCFGHTHKPYHRVLNSGIDGQNHFRHAINIGSVGKPKDSDVRGGYVMFTINENSSVLDKDSISVEFIRFDYDIERAAKAVEESILPNEYAENLRRGY, encoded by the coding sequence ATGAAAATAGCATTATTCAGTGATATTCACGCCAATTTACCTGCATTAGAAGCATTTTTTGAAGATGTTGAAAAAAGAAAACCAGACAGTATTTATTGTTTGGGCGATTTGGTGGGCTATAATATTTGGCCAAACGAAGTGGTAAACGAAATCCGTAAAAGGAGAATACCAACCATTGCCGGAAATTACGATTTTGGCATTGGCAGAATGAGCAACGAATGCGGTTGTGCCTACAAAACAGACAGTGAAAAAGATAACGGAAATATTTCTATTTCATTCACAAATTCTTTGATGAAAGATGAAGAAAGAGCGTATTTGCGTACACTTCCAGCCCATATCAAAGTAGAATTTCAACTGAATGAAGATAAATTGAATTTGCTTTTGGTACACGGAAGTCCGAGAAAAATAAACGAATATCTTTTTGAAGACCGTGAGGAAAAAAGTATGCTTCGCATTATGGAGCAAGCCGATGCAGACATTATGTGCTTCGGACACACACACAAACCTTATCACAGAGTTTTAAATTCGGGTATTGACGGTCAAAATCATTTCAGACACGCCATTAATATCGGTTCGGTTGGTAAACCGAAGGACAGCGATGTAAGAGGCGGTTATGTAATGTTTACGATTAATGAAAACAGTTCTGTGTTGGACAAAGATAGTATCAGTGTAGAATTTATACGCTTTGATTATGATATTGAAAGGGCTGCAAAAGCAGTTGAAGAAAGCATTTTACCAAACGAATACGCAGAAAATTTAAGAAGAGGTTACTAA
- the gcvH gene encoding glycine cleavage system protein GcvH, translating into MEFPTERKYSKEHTWISIQDNTGTIGITEFAQSELGEIVYADLPNVGYSFQQDEVFGSVEAVKTVSDLFMPVSGKITETNELLLKAPTLINDHPYKDGWLIKIEIKDITELEDLLTSNQYKELTN; encoded by the coding sequence ATGGAATTTCCAACCGAAAGAAAGTATTCAAAAGAACATACCTGGATAAGCATACAGGACAACACAGGTACAATAGGCATTACAGAATTTGCGCAAAGTGAATTGGGCGAAATCGTATATGCGGATTTACCAAACGTTGGATATAGTTTTCAGCAGGACGAAGTATTCGGCTCTGTTGAAGCAGTTAAAACGGTCAGTGATTTATTTATGCCTGTATCGGGTAAAATCACTGAAACGAACGAACTACTTTTGAAAGCACCAACACTCATAAACGACCATCCTTATAAAGACGGTTGGTTGATTAAAATTGAAATAAAAGACATTACAGAATTAGAAGACTTATTGACATCAAACCAATATAAAGAACTTACAAATTAG
- the nhaA gene encoding Na+/H+ antiporter NhaA yields MKDKINLNIFKDFVQSSNFGGFLLFLCVVISMIVANTSMAVPLQNLLDTKLGYENEAIHLNYSVSMWINDGLMAIFFLLVGLEIKREIVEGELSSPKKAILPILAAIGGAVVPALIYLYFNSGTPTASGWGIPMATDIAFALAVISLLDKRVPTSLKIFLAALAIVDDLIAILVIAIFYSSGIELGYLGYAGIGILVLILMNRFNIKNPYLYLIPGVFIWYFVHHSGIHATIAGVLVAMTLPTNDTEVESPLEKLEHALVKPVNFLIIPIFAFANTNITIHQEMIEGLTSPLGLGISLGLIFGKPIGIVVTSLICSKLGIGQLPANSNFIHIIGLGLLAGIGFTMSIFISMLSFDNQVFIEEAKLSVLITSLIAGIIGYVILNLSSRRKSKKTEI; encoded by the coding sequence ATGAAGGATAAGATCAATCTAAATATTTTCAAAGACTTTGTTCAATCAAGTAATTTTGGAGGTTTCCTCCTTTTTTTATGCGTAGTGATTTCAATGATAGTGGCAAATACATCAATGGCCGTTCCGCTACAAAATTTATTGGACACAAAGCTGGGGTATGAAAATGAAGCCATACACCTCAATTATTCCGTAAGTATGTGGATCAACGACGGATTGATGGCAATCTTTTTTCTGTTGGTAGGTCTGGAAATTAAGAGAGAAATTGTTGAAGGAGAACTCTCTTCTCCTAAAAAAGCAATCTTGCCTATCCTTGCTGCTATCGGTGGAGCAGTTGTCCCCGCATTGATTTATTTATATTTTAATTCAGGAACCCCGACAGCTTCCGGCTGGGGTATTCCCATGGCTACCGATATTGCTTTTGCATTGGCCGTAATTTCGCTGTTAGACAAAAGAGTACCAACCAGTTTAAAAATATTTTTAGCGGCTTTGGCGATAGTGGATGACCTCATAGCTATTTTAGTAATTGCCATTTTCTATTCATCCGGAATTGAGTTAGGCTATCTAGGCTATGCCGGAATTGGAATACTAGTACTGATTTTGATGAACCGATTCAATATTAAGAATCCCTATCTATATCTAATACCAGGAGTGTTTATATGGTATTTTGTGCATCATTCTGGCATTCATGCCACTATAGCAGGTGTACTGGTAGCGATGACCTTGCCAACCAATGATACAGAAGTTGAATCTCCGTTAGAGAAACTAGAACATGCACTTGTAAAACCTGTTAACTTTCTAATTATTCCCATTTTTGCATTCGCCAATACAAATATTACAATTCATCAGGAAATGATAGAAGGACTGACTTCCCCTTTAGGTTTAGGTATTTCACTGGGATTGATTTTTGGTAAGCCCATTGGCATTGTTGTAACCTCTTTGATATGCTCTAAATTAGGGATAGGTCAACTTCCTGCAAACAGTAACTTTATTCACATTATTGGCTTAGGATTATTAGCTGGAATAGGTTTTACAATGTCCATATTTATATCTATGCTTTCATTTGACAATCAGGTTTTCATTGAAGAGGCCAAGCTATCTGTTTTAATAACATCACTCATTGCGGGTATAATAGGATATGTGATTTTGAATTTATCAAGTAGAAGAAAGAGTAAGAAGACTGAAATTTAA
- a CDS encoding IS110 family transposase: MKVLLKQTVGIDVAQNELVVSLGRMDEQISIEVYAYKVFPNTRKGFSSLVSWVNKQTSITTEVRYVMEATGVYHESLAYYLCSIKKQVSIVLPNKISNYARTLDIKTITDKSASQAISRFGLERQLEVWQPPLKIFNDLRQLCREREQLVHERTMLKNQLHAERTSETSSESSVKRTKKRIALIDSQEKEIREEIAILIKGDEVLLEKMNMVSSIPGIGNLTAVTIIAETNGFELIKNKRQLVSYAGLDVREKTSGTSVKSKPRISKRGNRNLRKVMHFPALAAIRTDERFRDIFLRIVSRHGIKMKAIVAIQRKLLELTYILWKSNAYYDSEYERKIISSEVITLP, translated from the coding sequence ATGAAGGTATTATTAAAGCAGACAGTAGGAATTGATGTAGCACAAAATGAATTAGTTGTATCGCTTGGTCGAATGGATGAACAAATCAGCATAGAAGTTTATGCATACAAAGTATTTCCCAATACTCGAAAGGGTTTTTCAAGCCTTGTGTCATGGGTAAATAAGCAGACATCAATTACAACAGAAGTACGGTACGTAATGGAAGCAACAGGCGTTTATCATGAATCCTTAGCCTATTACCTATGCAGTATTAAAAAACAAGTCAGTATCGTTCTGCCAAACAAGATTAGTAATTATGCGAGAACACTTGACATAAAAACCATAACTGACAAGAGCGCTTCACAAGCCATTTCGAGATTCGGTTTGGAAAGGCAATTGGAAGTTTGGCAACCTCCTTTAAAAATATTCAATGATTTGAGACAGCTTTGTCGGGAACGAGAGCAGTTGGTACATGAGCGTACAATGTTAAAAAATCAACTGCATGCAGAACGTACTTCTGAAACATCAAGTGAAAGCTCAGTGAAACGAACAAAAAAAAGAATAGCTCTTATTGATTCGCAGGAAAAAGAGATAAGAGAAGAAATTGCTATACTTATCAAAGGAGACGAAGTTCTACTAGAAAAGATGAATATGGTATCTTCTATTCCTGGAATTGGAAACTTAACCGCTGTAACCATTATAGCCGAAACTAACGGATTCGAGTTAATAAAGAATAAAAGACAATTGGTCAGTTATGCAGGATTAGATGTAAGAGAAAAAACATCTGGAACCTCAGTGAAATCCAAACCCCGAATATCCAAGCGGGGTAATCGGAATTTAAGGAAAGTAATGCACTTTCCGGCACTGGCTGCAATCAGGACTGATGAAAGATTCAGAGATATTTTCTTAAGAATAGTTTCAAGGCATGGGATTAAAATGAAGGCTATAGTTGCCATCCAAAGGAAATTATTGGAATTGACATACATATTATGGAAAAGTAATGCCTATTATGATTCAGAATATGAACGCAAAATAATCTCATCAGAAGTTATAACATTACCATAA
- a CDS encoding DUF1905 domain-containing protein yields the protein MKYLVKDEELELKYEAGKGAWTYHIQVPNTKHIVGKWGSLKVSGTIDNYTIDSINLFTIGGQDKLISINDKIRKAISKSGGDTVTVTLYLLISKEPITEKEILDTFRNSGVLKSFNKLPKEDRIKIIEKISSTKSEDKQVNLILKYIDQLGDDND from the coding sequence ATGAAATACTTAGTAAAGGACGAGGAACTCGAATTGAAATATGAAGCAGGTAAAGGTGCTTGGACATATCACATCCAAGTACCTAACACTAAACATATCGTAGGAAAATGGGGTTCATTGAAAGTATCTGGTACAATTGACAACTACACAATTGACAGTATTAATTTGTTTACGATTGGAGGACAAGACAAGCTAATTTCAATTAATGACAAAATCAGGAAAGCAATCAGCAAAAGTGGTGGCGACACTGTAACTGTGACACTTTACTTATTGATTTCAAAGGAGCCGATTACAGAAAAAGAAATATTAGATACTTTTAGAAATTCGGGTGTTTTAAAATCGTTCAATAAATTACCAAAAGAAGATAGGATCAAAATTATTGAAAAAATATCCTCTACAAAATCCGAGGACAAACAAGTAAATCTAATTTTGAAATACATTGACCAATTGGGTGACGACAATGATTAA
- a CDS encoding response regulator transcription factor: MKTGTSQQKITLAFINDKSPILDLICKDLIASGTEVLFRSESIEDGLSKLSSLNELPKICIIDLDFYNKNVLVELQELRTKYPTIKLIAHSDIDDAKVGKYLLDIGFSSYLLIGNDAEYFRKVIEAVIN, translated from the coding sequence ATGAAAACTGGTACATCCCAACAAAAAATTACACTCGCCTTTATCAATGATAAAAGCCCAATTTTAGATTTAATTTGCAAAGACCTCATTGCTTCAGGAACTGAAGTCTTATTTCGTTCAGAAAGCATTGAAGATGGACTATCAAAATTATCTTCATTAAATGAACTCCCTAAAATTTGTATTATCGACCTTGATTTTTACAACAAGAATGTTTTGGTTGAACTTCAAGAATTAAGAACAAAATATCCAACAATAAAACTTATTGCACATAGTGATATTGATGATGCGAAAGTGGGTAAATATCTTTTAGATATTGGTTTTTCAAGTTACTTGCTGATTGGTAATGATGCGGAATATTTTAGAAAAGTAATAGAAGCCGTTATCAATTAG
- a CDS encoding helix-turn-helix domain-containing protein, translating into MDLLTNDNEEIISHQEMILILRDRIESILKNYRPVMNGEIYLSGEDVCKLLHISKRTLQQYRDDNILPYIQIGGKIIYKETDLMTILEQNYINHKTNSD; encoded by the coding sequence ATGGATTTACTGACGAATGATAATGAAGAAATCATTTCCCATCAAGAAATGATTTTGATATTGAGAGACCGTATTGAAAGCATATTAAAAAACTATCGTCCCGTAATGAATGGAGAAATTTATTTGTCGGGCGAAGATGTATGCAAACTGTTACACATTAGCAAACGCACTTTACAGCAATATCGTGATGATAATATCCTGCCGTATATTCAGATTGGTGGCAAAATTATTTATAAGGAAACAGATTTGATGACAATATTGGAGCAGAATTATATCAATCACAAAACTAATTCAGACTAA
- a CDS encoding helix-turn-helix domain-containing protein, giving the protein MEVIAIQKSALDGMTNELKALLELTENATMKYTSIFKEEKWLDNQEVCLMMNITKRTLQTYKDKGLLPYSKLNRKNYYKLSDVRALLEAGQPYNTNDNGFTDE; this is encoded by the coding sequence ATGGAAGTTATCGCAATACAAAAATCCGCATTGGATGGAATGACAAATGAACTGAAAGCACTTTTGGAATTGACCGAAAATGCCACAATGAAATACACTTCAATTTTCAAAGAAGAAAAATGGCTCGATAACCAGGAAGTGTGTTTGATGATGAACATTACCAAACGGACTTTGCAGACCTACAAGGATAAAGGACTATTGCCTTATTCCAAACTGAACCGCAAGAATTATTATAAACTCTCGGACGTACGGGCTTTGCTCGAAGCTGGACAGCCGTACAATACCAATGATAATGGATTTACTGACGAATGA
- a CDS encoding TIGR02391 family protein, giving the protein MTKSFDDITLRNISDIISNLLTHTKITEHLAGANISQSQIGTNKTDRLFYALKEKQIQDNCGNNVLAFVVRLLNPKRYNSEDEFERDRTTINEKLVYEGIEIDKTGQPRLVEKAKTISEAKSRSLKIKEKVHGIGVHSEILPYCEAEWLKENYFHSILEITKSVAERLRQKSGYTSDGADLVDDCFALGKDKRPMLAFNMLNNPSEESEHKGFGNFCKGFFSMYRNPKAHNPKY; this is encoded by the coding sequence ATGACAAAATCCTTTGATGACATAACCTTGCGAAATATATCTGACATTATATCAAATCTATTAACGCATACAAAAATCACAGAACATTTAGCTGGTGCTAATATTTCTCAATCGCAAATTGGTACAAACAAAACCGACAGACTTTTTTATGCATTAAAAGAAAAGCAAATACAAGACAATTGTGGAAATAATGTATTGGCATTTGTAGTTAGGTTATTAAATCCTAAAAGATATAATTCCGAAGACGAATTTGAAAGAGACAGAACAACTATCAATGAAAAATTAGTTTACGAAGGGATAGAAATTGATAAAACCGGACAACCCCGACTAGTTGAAAAGGCTAAAACCATTTCAGAAGCTAAAAGCAGGTCACTTAAAATCAAAGAAAAAGTACACGGTATCGGAGTTCATTCAGAAATTTTACCATACTGCGAAGCCGAATGGCTGAAAGAAAATTATTTTCACTCTATACTAGAAATCACAAAAAGTGTTGCGGAAAGACTTAGGCAGAAAAGTGGCTATACTTCAGATGGAGCAGATCTGGTTGATGATTGTTTTGCTTTAGGAAAAGACAAAAGACCTATGCTTGCTTTTAATATGCTGAATAATCCAAGCGAAGAAAGTGAGCATAAGGGTTTCGGCAACTTCTGTAAAGGATTTTTTTCTATGTACCGAAATCCAAAAGCGCATAACCCGAAATATTAG